Proteins encoded together in one Papaver somniferum cultivar HN1 unplaced genomic scaffold, ASM357369v1 unplaced-scaffold_21, whole genome shotgun sequence window:
- the LOC113340373 gene encoding BTB/POZ domain-containing protein POB1-like isoform X1: MKKESKNTDLFDPRTTIMDSSSASDVNNRSNTDGDFGFAFNDSNFSDRILKIEIMASGLSDGGSKSDGEGGTCTSLADWARNRKRRREDIKKDQTKNNSATEFSLGGDEQILNLNVNDVPDLDGVAYDNQDEEAVAMIEESHSGDEAVPNNDSSWSMDCSTVLRVKTMHISSPILAAKSPFFYKLFSNGMRESEQRHVTLRINASEEAALMDLLNFMYSNTLSVTTATGLLDVLMAADKFEVASCMRYCSRLLRNMPMTPDSALLYLELPSSVLMAEAVQPLTDAAKQYLAARYKDVTKFSEEVLNLPLAGLEAVLSSDDLQVASEDAVYDFVLKWAKMHYPKIEDRREVLGSRLGRLIRFPYMTCRKLKKVLTCNDFDHDLTSKVVLEALFFKAEAPHRQRTLAAEESAVTNRRFVERAYKYRPVKVVEFELPRQQCVVYLDLKREECVNLFPSGRVYSQAFHLGGQGFFLSAHCNMDQQSSFHCFGLFLGMQEKGSVSFAVDYEFAARSKPSEEYVSKYKGNYTFTGGKAVGYRNLFAIPWTNFMADDSVYFINGILHLRAELTIKH, from the exons ATGAAAAAAGAATCAAAGAATACAGATTTATTTGATCCAAGAACAACAATAATGGATTCATCATCAGCATCAGATGTTAACAATAGGAGTAATACTGATGGGGATTTTGGGTTTGCGTTTAATGATAGTAATTTCTCAGATAGAATCTTAAAGATTGAAATAATGGCTTCTGGGTTATCAGATGGAGGGAGTAAATctgatggagaaggtggtactTGTACTAGTCTTGCAGATTGGGCTAGAAAtcggaaaagaagaagagaagatattAAAAAAGATCAGACCAAGAATAATTCTG CCACAGAATTTTCTCTTGGTGGGGATGAGCAGATTTTGAACTTGAATGTGAACGACGTGCCTGATCTTGACGGAGTTGCTTATGACAATCAGGACGAGGAAGCTGTAGCAATGATTGAAGAATCACACTCAG GTGACGAGGCTGTACCTAACAATGACTCATCATGGAGTATGGATTGCTCAACGGTGCTCAGAGTTAAGACAATGCATATTAGTTCTCCGATTCTAGCTGCTAAGAGTCCATTCTTTTATAAG CTCTTTTCGAATGGCATGAGGGAATCAGAACAACGTCATGTAACTCTGCGGATTAATGCCTCTG AGGAAGCTGCTCTCATGGACCTCCTAAATTTTATGTATAGCAACACCTTATCAGTTACCACAGCCACAGGTTTATTGGATGTGCTCATGGCTGCTGATAAGTTTGAGGTTGCCTCATGCATGAGGTATTGCAGTCGGCTTCTACGTAACATGCCCATGACACCAGATTCTGCATTGCTTTATCTAGAGCTTCCTTCCAGTGTTTTAATGGCTGAGGCAGTTCAGCCATTGACGGATGCAGCTAAGCAATACCTGGCTGCACGATACAAAGATGTTACCAA GTTCTCGGAGGAGGTGCTGAACTTACCCTTGGCTGGGCTTGAGGCAGTATTGTCCAGTGATGATCTCCAGGTTGCATCCGAAGATGCTGTTTATGATTTTGTGTTGAAGTGGGCAAAGATGCATTACCCAAAGATAGAGGACAGACGTGAGGTTCTTGGTTCGCGTCTTGGTCGCCTGATTCGTTTCCCTTACATGACCTGTCGCAAACTCAAGAAGGTTCTTACTTGCAATGACTTTGATCATGATCTCACATCCAAGGTTGTCCTCGAGGCTCTCTTTTTCAAGGCAGAAGCTCCTCATAGACAACGAACCCTAGCAGCCGAAGAATCTGCAGTCACAAATCGTCGTTTTGTTGAACGAGCATACAAATACAGGCCTGTGAAAGTGGTGGAATTCGAGCTTCCACGTCAGCAATGTGTGGTTTATTTAGATCTCAAGCGCGAAGAGTGTGTAAACCTGTTCCCGTCTGGCCGAGTCTACTCGCAAGCGTTCCATCTCGGTGGACAAGGTTTCTTTCTCTCAGCTCACTGCAACATGGACCAGCAGAGCTCATTCCATTGTTTTGGCCTCTTTCTAGGAATGCAAGAGAAAGGATCAGTTAGTTTTGCCGTGGACTATGAATTTGCAGCTAGATCAAAACCATCAGAAGAGTACGTCAGCAAGTACAAAGGAAATTATACTTTCACAGGTGGGAAGGCAGTTGGATATAGAAACCTGTTTGCAATCCCATGGACGAACTTCATGGCTGACGACAGTGTTTACTTCATTAATGGAATCCTGCATCTTCGAGCTGAACTGACAATCAAACACTAA
- the LOC113340373 gene encoding BTB/POZ domain-containing protein POB1-like isoform X2, whose amino-acid sequence MKKESKNTDLFDPRTTIMDSSSASDVNNRSNTDGDFGFAFNDSNFSDRILKIEIMASGLSDGGSKSDGEGGTCTSLADWARNRKRRREDIKKDQTKNNSEFSLGGDEQILNLNVNDVPDLDGVAYDNQDEEAVAMIEESHSGDEAVPNNDSSWSMDCSTVLRVKTMHISSPILAAKSPFFYKLFSNGMRESEQRHVTLRINASEEAALMDLLNFMYSNTLSVTTATGLLDVLMAADKFEVASCMRYCSRLLRNMPMTPDSALLYLELPSSVLMAEAVQPLTDAAKQYLAARYKDVTKFSEEVLNLPLAGLEAVLSSDDLQVASEDAVYDFVLKWAKMHYPKIEDRREVLGSRLGRLIRFPYMTCRKLKKVLTCNDFDHDLTSKVVLEALFFKAEAPHRQRTLAAEESAVTNRRFVERAYKYRPVKVVEFELPRQQCVVYLDLKREECVNLFPSGRVYSQAFHLGGQGFFLSAHCNMDQQSSFHCFGLFLGMQEKGSVSFAVDYEFAARSKPSEEYVSKYKGNYTFTGGKAVGYRNLFAIPWTNFMADDSVYFINGILHLRAELTIKH is encoded by the exons ATGAAAAAAGAATCAAAGAATACAGATTTATTTGATCCAAGAACAACAATAATGGATTCATCATCAGCATCAGATGTTAACAATAGGAGTAATACTGATGGGGATTTTGGGTTTGCGTTTAATGATAGTAATTTCTCAGATAGAATCTTAAAGATTGAAATAATGGCTTCTGGGTTATCAGATGGAGGGAGTAAATctgatggagaaggtggtactTGTACTAGTCTTGCAGATTGGGCTAGAAAtcggaaaagaagaagagaagatattAAAAAAGATCAGACCAAGAATAATTCTG AATTTTCTCTTGGTGGGGATGAGCAGATTTTGAACTTGAATGTGAACGACGTGCCTGATCTTGACGGAGTTGCTTATGACAATCAGGACGAGGAAGCTGTAGCAATGATTGAAGAATCACACTCAG GTGACGAGGCTGTACCTAACAATGACTCATCATGGAGTATGGATTGCTCAACGGTGCTCAGAGTTAAGACAATGCATATTAGTTCTCCGATTCTAGCTGCTAAGAGTCCATTCTTTTATAAG CTCTTTTCGAATGGCATGAGGGAATCAGAACAACGTCATGTAACTCTGCGGATTAATGCCTCTG AGGAAGCTGCTCTCATGGACCTCCTAAATTTTATGTATAGCAACACCTTATCAGTTACCACAGCCACAGGTTTATTGGATGTGCTCATGGCTGCTGATAAGTTTGAGGTTGCCTCATGCATGAGGTATTGCAGTCGGCTTCTACGTAACATGCCCATGACACCAGATTCTGCATTGCTTTATCTAGAGCTTCCTTCCAGTGTTTTAATGGCTGAGGCAGTTCAGCCATTGACGGATGCAGCTAAGCAATACCTGGCTGCACGATACAAAGATGTTACCAA GTTCTCGGAGGAGGTGCTGAACTTACCCTTGGCTGGGCTTGAGGCAGTATTGTCCAGTGATGATCTCCAGGTTGCATCCGAAGATGCTGTTTATGATTTTGTGTTGAAGTGGGCAAAGATGCATTACCCAAAGATAGAGGACAGACGTGAGGTTCTTGGTTCGCGTCTTGGTCGCCTGATTCGTTTCCCTTACATGACCTGTCGCAAACTCAAGAAGGTTCTTACTTGCAATGACTTTGATCATGATCTCACATCCAAGGTTGTCCTCGAGGCTCTCTTTTTCAAGGCAGAAGCTCCTCATAGACAACGAACCCTAGCAGCCGAAGAATCTGCAGTCACAAATCGTCGTTTTGTTGAACGAGCATACAAATACAGGCCTGTGAAAGTGGTGGAATTCGAGCTTCCACGTCAGCAATGTGTGGTTTATTTAGATCTCAAGCGCGAAGAGTGTGTAAACCTGTTCCCGTCTGGCCGAGTCTACTCGCAAGCGTTCCATCTCGGTGGACAAGGTTTCTTTCTCTCAGCTCACTGCAACATGGACCAGCAGAGCTCATTCCATTGTTTTGGCCTCTTTCTAGGAATGCAAGAGAAAGGATCAGTTAGTTTTGCCGTGGACTATGAATTTGCAGCTAGATCAAAACCATCAGAAGAGTACGTCAGCAAGTACAAAGGAAATTATACTTTCACAGGTGGGAAGGCAGTTGGATATAGAAACCTGTTTGCAATCCCATGGACGAACTTCATGGCTGACGACAGTGTTTACTTCATTAATGGAATCCTGCATCTTCGAGCTGAACTGACAATCAAACACTAA